One window from the genome of Hydra vulgaris chromosome 02, alternate assembly HydraT2T_AEP encodes:
- the LOC136076243 gene encoding zinc finger MYM-type protein 5-like, whose protein sequence is MDEDELHSEILEFPVASEENFQHWDPATWPKITDKTRCFLIEHRPEQDRREFFPNTLCDFDNRMRHFSSKWYEKIHPNGKKFIRTWLQYSNKKDSLFCFCCLLFSTTKTNNFSEISKGFCDRKKLNPRIPEHENNNEHQRCYSDRKILEKNIKEGKTLDSDLQRVISGEMKNRRDILKMIVDAIFFCAKNNLALRGTTEDIGQQNSGIFLNLIELISHYYPLVAKNIASVKAKKTTTSYFSP, encoded by the coding sequence ATGGACGAGGATGAACTTCATTCAGAAATCTTAGAATTTCCGGTGGCTTCGGAAGAAAATTTTCAACACTGGGATCCAGCAACATGGCCTAAAATAACGGACAAAACAAGATGCTTTTTGATTGAGCATAGGCCAGAGCAAGACAGAAGAGAATTTTTCCCAAACACGCTGTGTGATTTTGACAACAGAATGCGACACTTCAGCTCAAAATGGTATGAAAAAATTCATCCCaatggtaaaaaatttattcgcaCTTGGCTGCAGTACAGcaataaaaaagattctttattttgtttttgctgtttgttattttcaacaacaaaaaccAACAATTTCTCAGAAATTTCTAAAGGGTTTTGTGACAGGAAAAAACTAAACCCAAGAATTCCTGAGCATGAAAACAACAATGAACACCAAAGATGCTATTCTGATCggaaaattcttgaaaaaaacatCAAGGAAGGAAAAACCCTGGATTCTGATCTGCAGAGAGTTATCAGTGGAGAGATGAAAAACCGGAGAGACATCTTGAAAATGATTGTTGATGCAATTTTTTTCTGTGCCAAGAACAATCTTGCCCTTCGGGGAACAACAGAAGACATCGGTCAACAAAACAGTGGCATTTTTCTGAACTTAATTGAGTTGATTAGCCATTATTATCCTTTAGTGGCTAAAAACATTGCGTccgttaaagcaaaaaaaaccaCAACATCCTACTTTTCTCCTTGA
- the LOC136076244 gene encoding uncharacterized protein LOC136076244: protein MRESLLLTHKEWSKPIDRVDNAAYHHDLAYQHFTDTANRNLADRIMIEEMDAIKNPTTREKIERGIIKPIIASKANEKVKEKNVKWSDELANELHRPVIKHFRKRKVIANGIDEIWAADLVDMQSFSKFNNGIKYLLMNKTGVDVENDLNKIFKERKCRKLWVDKGQEFYNKHVKALGVELYSTENEEKSCVVERWNRTMKEKMFKYFSANSTRKYIDVLDEMVNKYNNTRHSSIKMTPGKASDEKNKNIVWLNLNGNARSETVRPKFSINDRVRITKKKTTFEKGYTPRWTEEVFTISLIQYTDPPTYKITDNNGEEIQRTFYEQELQKTNQEIFRIEKVIRKLKNKSPVNWYRYPESFNSWVDNKELIDLSDP from the exons ATGAGAGAATCACTTCTACTGACGCATAAAGAATGGAGTAAACCTATAGATAGAGTTGATAATGCTGCTTATCATCATGATCTCGCATATCAACATTTTACAGATACTGCAAATAGAAACTTAGCCGACAGAATAATGATTGAAGAAATGGACGCTATAAAAAATCCAACTACACGCGAAAAAATTGAAAGAGGcattataaaacctatcatcGCTTCTAAAGCAAA CGaaaaagtcaaagaaaaaaatgtgaaaTGGTCTGACGAACTTGCGAACGAACTTCATAGACCCGTTATAAAAcatttcagaaaaagaaaagtaattgcaaatggaatcgatgaaatatgggctgctgatttagtcGATATGCAATCTTTCTCTAAATTCAACAACGGTATAAAATACTTACTCATG AATAAAACTGGAGTTGAtgttgaaaatgatttaaataaaatatttaaagaacgAAAGTGCAGAAAATTGTGGGTAGATAAAGGTcaagaattttataataagcaTGTTAAAGCTCTAGGTGTTGAGTTATActcaactgaaaatgaagaaaaaagttgtGTAGTTGAACGttggaatagaacaatgaaagagaaaatgttcaaatactttTCAGCTAATTCTACTAGAAAATATATTGACGTCttagatgaaatggtaaataaatacaacaacacaagacattcttcaattaaaatgacacCAGGAAAAGCTAGtgatgaaaagaataaaaatattgtttggtTAAACTTGAACGGAAATGCACGATCAGAAACAGTGCGACCAAAGTTTTCAATTAATGATAGAGTCAGGATAACTAAAAAGAAGACAACATTTGAAAAAGGATacacaccaagatggactgaagaagtTTTTACTATATCATTAATTCAGTACACAGATCCtccaacttataaaataactgacaATAATGGTGAAGAAATACAAAgaactttttatgaacaagaactgcaaaaaacgaatcaagaaatatttagaattgaaaaagtgATTCGcaaactcaaaaataaatcaCCAGTAAATTGGTATAGATATCCTGAATCGTTTAACTCATGGGTTGACAATAAAGAATTGATAGATCTTTCAGATCCATAA